The Saccharothrix violaceirubra genome segment TCGGCGAGTCGGGCCGCGGTGTCGGGCGAGAACAGGTCCGTGCGGTAGTCCAGGTCCACCGGCCAGTCGCCGTCGGTCTCCCGCACGTGCAGGGTCAGGTCGAACCGGCTGGTCCCGCGCGTGACCGGCAGCGTCGTGGCGGGCAGTCCCGCCCACGTGCCGCCGCCCGAGCCCCGGTTGAGCACGAGCATCACCTGGAACAGCGGGTGGTGGGCGGGGTCGCGGCGGGGCGCCACCCGGGCGGTCACCTCGTCGAAGCTCACCCCGGCGTGGTCCAGTGCCTCGACGGCGGTGGTCCGCGTGCGGGCCAGCAGTTCCGCCACGGTCGGGTCGCCGGACAGGTCCACGCGCAACGCCGTCGTCGTCACGAACATGCCCACGGCGCGTTCCAACGCCGGGAACGGCCGGTCGGTCGTCGGCGAGCCGATCACCACGTCGTCCGTGCCCGACCGCCGCGACAACACCACCGCGAACGCGGCCAGCAGCCCGGCGAACGTCGTCGCGCCCTGCTCCCGCGTCACCTCGGTCAGCCGCGCGGCGAGCGCGGCGGGCACGGTGAACCGGTGGCTGTCGCCCGCGATCGACCGGTGCGGCGTGCGCGGCCGGTCGCCCGCCAGGTCCAGCACGGGGGGCGCGTCGGCCAGCCGGGACGCCCAGTGGTCGAGCATCCGCGCGCGGTCGCCCTCGGCCAGCCGACCGGCCTGCCAGTGCACGAAGTCGGGGAACTGGCCGACCGGCGCGAACGACGTCCCGCCCTGGTAGGCCGCGCCGATCTCCTCCGCGACGACGGCCAGCGACACGTCGTCGCACACGATGTGGTGCGCGCTGAGCACGACGGCGGTCACGTCATCGGAACGGAACACCCGCACCCGGAACAGCGGTGCCGCACCCAGGTCGAACGGGGTGTCCACTTCGGACCGGACCGCGTCGTCGAGCGACTCGACGTCCGTGCACGTCACCGAAGCCGTCGCAGGGACGATCTCCTGCGCCGGCACGCCGTCCACCTCGACGACCCGCGTGCGCAGCGCCTCGTGCCGGTCGACCACGACCGCCACGGCGTCGCGCAGCCGTTCGACGTCGAGCGTGCCGGTCACGCGGATCGCCGCGTACATCACGTAGGCGCCGGAGTCGTCGCCGAGCTGCCCGGCCAGCCACAGGCCGCGCTGGTTGCCCGACAGCGGCACGTCCGCACCCCCGGGCCGCCGCGGCAGCCCGGCCGACCGCAGCCCTTGGCGGGCCATCAACTTCGCCAGCAGGCGCTCGCGCTGGTCGTCGGTCACGATGCGGTCCTTTCCAGGGGGGACGCGGCGTCGGGCAGGTCGTCGACGGCGCGCAGTCGCGGGCGCGACCACGCGACGGCGGCCAGGGCGAGCATCAGCACGCCGACCACCAGGAACACCAGGGCGATGCCGCGACCGGGCCCGGTGCCGATCAGCGCGCCGACGGTGCCCGCGAGCGCGCCGTCGCCGGTCATCAGCGGTTCGGCGATGCCGTCCGACAGCGGCCCGATCAGCAGGTAGGCGACGGGCATGGCGGCCGTGCTCAACGTCCGCACCCCGGCCAGTACGCGCCCGAGCACGGCCGGGTCGACCTTCGTCTGCACCAGCGTCACGCAGCACGTGTTCATCAGCGGCAACGTCGCGAGGAACGCGGGCGCCACGAACCCGATCAGCCACGGCGAGGGCGCCAGGCTGTGCAGCACGAGGAAGACGCCGCCGAGCCCGAGCCCGAGGTAGATGCCGTGCACGCGCCGTTTCGGCCCGCCCCACGCGCCCATCGCCAGGCCGCCCAGGAACAGACCGCTGCCGCCGGCCGCCATCAGCACGCCCAGCGTCGCCGGTGTCGCGAACGACAGGATCAGCGGCTGCACCAGCCCACCCGCCACGGCGAACAGGAAGTTCCACACCCCGAACACCGCGCACAGCGCGAGCAGGCCCGGCGCCGACCGCAGCCACCGCAGTCCGGCGCCGACACCCCGGTCCCGGCCCGCCGCGCCGGCCGGTCGCACGGCCTCCTCGGGCAGCCGGGCCAGCAGCAGCGACCCGACCGCGAACACCATCGACACCACGTCGATCAGCAGCACGCCGCGCAGCCCCACCAGGCCCAGCAGCGCGCCCGCGACCAGCGGTGCCGCGATCTGCACACCTTGCGTGAGCTGCATCAGCCCGTTGACGCGCCCCAACTGGTCCTTGGGCACCAGCGCGGGCACCAGGGCGCTGTAGGCGATGACGTGGAACGAGTTCAACGTCGCGGTCAGCGCGGCGGCCAGGTAGATCTGCCACGTCGCCAACGAGTCCAGGCTCACGGCCGTGAACAGCAGCGACGTCACCAGCCCGGCGCCGCCGTCGGCCACCAGCATGATCACCCGGCGGTCGACGCGGTCGGCCAGTACCCCGGCCCACGGCGCGAGCAGGATGCCCGGCAGGATCGCGCAGAACTGGATCAGCGCGAACTTCGTCACCGAGCCGGTCTCCAGGTAGACCCACACGCCGAGCACGAACGTGCTCAGCGCCGAGCCGATCACCGACACCAACTGACCCGCCCACACGACGGCGAAACGGCGCAGTCCGGTCACGCGTCCTCCTCCAGCAACGCCGCGATCTCCTCGTCGGACAGGCCCGCGAGCCGCACGCGCAGCTCGGCGACGGCCGCGACCTGGCCCGGCTCGTCCTCCAGTTCCCGCACCGCGGTCGCCAGCCCGGCGACCGTCGGCGCGGCGAACAACCGGCCGATCGGCACCGACACCGAGAACGCGCCGTGCACCCGGGCCAACGCCTTCGCGGCCAGCAGCGAGTGCCCGCCCAGTGCGAAGAAGTCGTCGTGCACACCCAGCTCGGTCACGCCCAGCACCTCGCGCCAGATCTCCGCGACCACCTCCTCGACCGGCTCGCGCGGTGCCACGCGGTCGACGTGCGAGGTCCACGACGGTTCGGGCAGGGCTTTGCGGTCGACCTTGCCGTTGGGCGTCAAGGGCAACGCGTCGAGCACCACGGCCGTCGCGGGCAGCATGTAGTCCGGCAACCGTTCGGCCAGCGCGGTCCGGGCCCGCGGCCAGGTGTCGGTGCCGACCAGGTAGGCCACGAGCCGCTCGTCGCGCGCCACCACGACCGCCTCGCGCACGTAGTCGAGGTCACGCAGCGCGGCCTCGATCTCGCCGAGTTCGATCCGGAACCCGCGCACCTTCACCTGGTGGTCGGCCCGGCCGAGGAACTCCAGCGTGCCGTCGCCGCGCTGGCGCACCAGGTCGCCGGTGGCGTACAGGCGGCCGGGCGTGGCCGCGAACGGGTCGGGCACGAACCGGGACGCGGTCAGCTCCGGGCGGCCCCGGTAGCCGACCGCCACGCCGGCGCCGCCGATGTACAGCTCGCCGACGACACCGGGCGGCACGGGTTCCATGCGCGCGTCCAGCACGTAGAGCCGGGTGTTGCCGATCGGCGGCCCGATCACGACCGGCGCGGGGGAGGGTTCGACCGGACCGGCGGCCGACCAGACCGTGGTCTCGGTCGGCCCGTACACGTTCCACAGCAGCGCGGAGTCGGTGATCAGCTCGTCGGCCAGGTCGCGGGGCAGCGCCTCGCCGCCGCACACCCGCGTGGTCACCGTCTCCGGCACGCCGCCCGCCGCCAGCAGCAGCCGCCACGTGGCGGGCGTCGCCTGGAGCATGGTCACCCCGCGCGTGGTCAGCAGGTCCCGCAACGCGGGGCCGTCGCCCGCGTCCGGTACGACCAGCACCTCGGCGCCGGACACCAGCGGCAGCAGCAGTTCGAGCACGGAGATGTCGAACGACAGCGTGGTCACGGCCGCCAGCCGGTCGCCGGGCGCGGGCGCCAGCAGGTCGCGGAACGACACCAGCAGGTTCACCACGGCCCGGTGCGGCACCTCGACGCCCTTGGGCCGCCCGGTGGACCCGGACGTGTAGATCACGTAGGCCAGGTCGCCCGGCACGACCTCCGTCAGCGGCTCCGCGTCGTCGGTCGGCGCGGCCACCCGGCCGGTGAACCCGAACGTGTCGCCGTCGGTGATCAGCAGGTCGGCGCCGGAGTCGGCCAGCATCAGCGCCAGCCGGTCGGCCGGCCACGACGGGTCCAGCGGCAGGTAGGCCGCGCCCGCGCGCCACACGCCCAGCACGGCCGCGACCAGGTCGGGCGTGCGGGGCAGGCACAGCGCGACCAGTCGGCTGCCGCGCACCAGGCCGGCGATCCGGGCCGCCCGCGCGTCCAGTTCCCGGTAGGTCAGCGCGCCGTCGACGCCGGACACGGCCACCGCGTCCGGGTCGCCCGAGATCAGGTCCAGGGCGGACGCGGCCTCGGGCAGCGCGAGGTCGGTGGCGTTCCAGCCTTCGAGGACCTCCCACCGCCGCACGCCGCTGAGCGCGTCCAGGTCGCCGATCCGCCGGTGCGGCTCCCGCGCGGCGGCCGTGAGCAGCGCGACGAACCGGTCGGTGAACTCCACGACCGTGGCCTCGTCGAACAGGTCCGTGCTGTACTCGACGCCCAGGGCCAGGCCGCCCGCGCGGTACTCGGCGGCGATCGTGAGGTCGAACTTCGACACGCCGGGGTCGGGCGCGAGGCCGGTGATCTCCAGTCCGGGCAGGGAGATCGTGGTCGGCGGCGTGTTCTGGAGGATGAGCTGGGCCTGGTGCAGCGGCGCGTGGCCGAGTGCGCGGTGCGGGCTCAGGTGCTCCACCACCCGGTCGAACGGCAGGTCGGCGTGCGCCAGACCCTCCACAGTGGACTCACGGACGCGGCCGAGCAGCTCGGCGAACGTCGGGTCGCCGCCCACGTGCGCGCGCAACGCCAACGAGTTCACGAAGAACCCGACCAGGTGCTCCAGGTCCGGGTGCGCGCGACCGGCGACCGGCGTGCCGACCACCACGTCGTCCTGACCCGCCAACCGGCCCAGCCGCGCGGCGAAACCGGCCAGCAGCACCATGAACAGCGTGGCGCCGTGCGCCCGGCCGACCTCCTCCCACGCCGACAGCGTCTCGGGCGGCACGGTCGCCGTGTACAGCGCGCCCCGGTAGGTCGCCACCGCCGGGCGCGGCCGGTCCGTGGGCAGGGTGAGCAGCTCCGGCGCGCCGGCCAGGTGGTCGGCCCAGTACGCGAGGTGGTCCTGCGCGTGCGCGGTGACC includes the following:
- a CDS encoding MFS transporter, which produces MTGLRRFAVVWAGQLVSVIGSALSTFVLGVWVYLETGSVTKFALIQFCAILPGILLAPWAGVLADRVDRRVIMLVADGGAGLVTSLLFTAVSLDSLATWQIYLAAALTATLNSFHVIAYSALVPALVPKDQLGRVNGLMQLTQGVQIAAPLVAGALLGLVGLRGVLLIDVVSMVFAVGSLLLARLPEEAVRPAGAAGRDRGVGAGLRWLRSAPGLLALCAVFGVWNFLFAVAGGLVQPLILSFATPATLGVLMAAGGSGLFLGGLAMGAWGGPKRRVHGIYLGLGLGGVFLVLHSLAPSPWLIGFVAPAFLATLPLMNTCCVTLVQTKVDPAVLGRVLAGVRTLSTAAMPVAYLLIGPLSDGIAEPLMTGDGALAGTVGALIGTGPGRGIALVFLVVGVLMLALAAVAWSRPRLRAVDDLPDAASPLERTAS
- a CDS encoding non-ribosomal peptide synthetase, coding for MTDPAARKRALLAERLRARASTPTPYPLSFGQQRLWFLDRFAPGTAVYNVPIAVRLRGPLDVDALRSALDLLVRRHAALRTTFPDSGGEPVQLVAPTGAATLNLVDLPADDRDARAQRFADERGAVGFDLHRGPLFVADLGRFAEDDHVLVLTLHHIVSDAWSLAVLLHDLGEAYAGRGEALPPLRLGYPDFAVWQRDQVTAHAQDHLAYWADHLAGAPELLTLPTDRPRPAVATYRGALYTATVPPETLSAWEEVGRAHGATLFMVLLAGFAARLGRLAGQDDVVVGTPVAGRAHPDLEHLVGFFVNSLALRAHVGGDPTFAELLGRVRESTVEGLAHADLPFDRVVEHLSPHRALGHAPLHQAQLILQNTPPTTISLPGLEITGLAPDPGVSKFDLTIAAEYRAGGLALGVEYSTDLFDEATVVEFTDRFVALLTAAAREPHRRIGDLDALSGVRRWEVLEGWNATDLALPEAASALDLISGDPDAVAVSGVDGALTYRELDARAARIAGLVRGSRLVALCLPRTPDLVAAVLGVWRAGAAYLPLDPSWPADRLALMLADSGADLLITDGDTFGFTGRVAAPTDDAEPLTEVVPGDLAYVIYTSGSTGRPKGVEVPHRAVVNLLVSFRDLLAPAPGDRLAAVTTLSFDISVLELLLPLVSGAEVLVVPDAGDGPALRDLLTTRGVTMLQATPATWRLLLAAGGVPETVTTRVCGGEALPRDLADELITDSALLWNVYGPTETTVWSAAGPVEPSPAPVVIGPPIGNTRLYVLDARMEPVPPGVVGELYIGGAGVAVGYRGRPELTASRFVPDPFAATPGRLYATGDLVRQRGDGTLEFLGRADHQVKVRGFRIELGEIEAALRDLDYVREAVVVARDERLVAYLVGTDTWPRARTALAERLPDYMLPATAVVLDALPLTPNGKVDRKALPEPSWTSHVDRVAPREPVEEVVAEIWREVLGVTELGVHDDFFALGGHSLLAAKALARVHGAFSVSVPIGRLFAAPTVAGLATAVRELEDEPGQVAAVAELRVRLAGLSDEEIAALLEEDA